A region of Mauremys mutica isolate MM-2020 ecotype Southern chromosome 2, ASM2049712v1, whole genome shotgun sequence DNA encodes the following proteins:
- the GUK1 gene encoding guanylate kinase isoform X1, whose translation MSWRRLCSAAVAAMTGPRPVVLSGPSGAGKSTLLKMLLKDYGNVFGFSVSHTTRQPRVGEVNGKEYHFVTREQMQKEIDAGEFIEHAEFSGNMYGTSKAAVQAVQARNQICVLDIDLQGVKNIKKTDLKPIYISVQAPSIEVLEKRLRDRRTESEESLQKRLNAARVDMELSNEPGLFDLIIINNDLQKAYSELKEILAEEIQKVQESKKS comes from the exons CCATGACGGGACCAAGACCGGTAGTTCTGAGTGGCCCATCGGGTGCAGGAAAGAGCACTTTGTTAAAAATGCTGCTTAAAGACTACGGCAATGTCTTCGGCTTCAGTGTCTCTC ATACGACAAGGCAACCAAGAGTCGGAGAAGTGAATGGCAAAG AGTACCACTTTGTGACCAGAGAACAAATGCAGAAAGAAATTGATGCTGGCGAATTCATTGAGCATGCGGAGTTCTCTGGAAACATGTATGGAACAAG taaAGCTGCAGTGCAGGCCGTGCAGGCACGGAACCAGATCTGCGTCCTGGATATCGACTTGCAGGGCGTCAAGAACATTAAGAAAACTGACCTGAAGCCGATCTACATCTCTGTCCAGGCGCCGTCCATAGAAGTCTTG GAAAAGAGACTGCGTGACAGACGGACGGAGTCCGAAGAGAGTCTACAGAAGCGGCTGAACGCAGCTCGCGTAGACATGGAACTTA GTAATGAACCAGGCCTTTTTGACCTGATCATCATCAATAATGATCTACAAAAAGCCTATTCTGAACTGAAGGAGATTCTTGCAGAG GAAATCCAGAAGGTCCAAGAATCCAAGAAGTCCTGA
- the GUK1 gene encoding guanylate kinase isoform X2 translates to MTGPRPVVLSGPSGAGKSTLLKMLLKDYGNVFGFSVSHTTRQPRVGEVNGKEYHFVTREQMQKEIDAGEFIEHAEFSGNMYGTSKAAVQAVQARNQICVLDIDLQGVKNIKKTDLKPIYISVQAPSIEVLEKRLRDRRTESEESLQKRLNAARVDMELSNEPGLFDLIIINNDLQKAYSELKEILAEEIQKVQESKKS, encoded by the exons ATGACGGGACCAAGACCGGTAGTTCTGAGTGGCCCATCGGGTGCAGGAAAGAGCACTTTGTTAAAAATGCTGCTTAAAGACTACGGCAATGTCTTCGGCTTCAGTGTCTCTC ATACGACAAGGCAACCAAGAGTCGGAGAAGTGAATGGCAAAG AGTACCACTTTGTGACCAGAGAACAAATGCAGAAAGAAATTGATGCTGGCGAATTCATTGAGCATGCGGAGTTCTCTGGAAACATGTATGGAACAAG taaAGCTGCAGTGCAGGCCGTGCAGGCACGGAACCAGATCTGCGTCCTGGATATCGACTTGCAGGGCGTCAAGAACATTAAGAAAACTGACCTGAAGCCGATCTACATCTCTGTCCAGGCGCCGTCCATAGAAGTCTTG GAAAAGAGACTGCGTGACAGACGGACGGAGTCCGAAGAGAGTCTACAGAAGCGGCTGAACGCAGCTCGCGTAGACATGGAACTTA GTAATGAACCAGGCCTTTTTGACCTGATCATCATCAATAATGATCTACAAAAAGCCTATTCTGAACTGAAGGAGATTCTTGCAGAG GAAATCCAGAAGGTCCAAGAATCCAAGAAGTCCTGA